The following are from one region of the Ornithorhynchus anatinus isolate Pmale09 chromosome X1, mOrnAna1.pri.v4, whole genome shotgun sequence genome:
- the LOC114806393 gene encoding uncharacterized protein LOC114806393 isoform X1 — MNEKNKRKAESSAEEDEISSFQAKRATSRSSQEDININQDGMELDWMLNFDDFESIVEVPTAIEQTDKEEAPVDNVSNDETVIPSGQSRQWDGFDDIFSQELFSKSSVSMSGSVQDLNSPHHPFMSDAQLEYSNDLSMLLGQEETKKSPFQSQNINLFEAVGSEDYDQRSGVELFPQESTDENHFINEMTFTLDTENPEYNNMEAGHSAEIVRFGQNEEWFLQSGDAQAAGQKQTSAEERATLWDFSRGKSDSQDKGILELLRGWEDDPSPERRENEESGITTTLFNSNLTVPAPEQSLGGQAEEEGSSWNPQAFEAFPIFSELETRSFFNFDHPASSTFGELGNLREEKGITKDLAKWSSELEGSSVLSVFRKTVQEKRQETEDEGLPASLEQNWVSSSTDQKEFSPFREQGVQSLRSFLDDWGDQNDPPGARKSDKKEKAAQLPKRRDGLADPDEETKTRKSIRESFTEGDDSFISSTTNSNNSNWKGSGYLDLDLSLEDQSKAVVEDEIKDVFDDKLQDVMEDKLQNVMEDKVQDIFEGHIFKYSPEQQNSLNFDSILAMPGSYPWTDVGQTSSNLPVSLEDQSCQNNQKSSLEEKCSSTQEEDATETVCGLALELSDLNRLVMNTYKKMKRFKGQKGQYNTTFF, encoded by the exons CAGAAGAAGATGAAATCTCTTCTTTCCAAGCCAAAAGAGCCACAAGCAGAAGCTCTCAGGAGGACATCAACATAAACCAAGACGGAATGGAGCTGGACTGGATGCTTAACTTTGATGATTTTGAAAGCATAGTAGAAGTACCCACTGCCATTGAGCAGACTGATAAAGAGGAGGCACCAGTAGATAA CGTATCCAATGATGAAACAGTGATTCCCTCTGGACAGAGTCGCCAATGGGACGGTTTTGATGATATTTTTTCCCAG GAACTGTTTTCAAAATCAAGTGTTTCAATGTCAGGAAGTGTCCAGGATCTCAATAGTCCCCACCACCCATTTATGTCAGATGCTCAGTTGGAATACTCTAATGACCTAAGCATGCTGTTAGGTCAGGAGGAGACCAAGAAAAGTCCCTTCCAGTCTCAGAATATAAATCTATTTGAGGCTGTTGGTTCAGAGGACTATGATCAAAGAAGTGGGGTTGAATTATTTCCACAAGAAAGCACTGATGAAAATCACTTTATAAACGAAATGACTTTCACCTTGGACACTGAAAACCCAGAATACAATAATATGGAAGCTGGTCACTCTGCTGAAATAGTCAGATTCGGCCAAAATGAAGAATGGTTCCTGCAGAGTGGTGATGCTCAGGCTGCAGGGCAGAAACAAACCTCAGCAGAAGAAAGAGCTACCCTGTGGGACTTTTCTCGAGGAAAAAGCGATAGTCAAGATAAAGGCATACTTGAGCTACTCCGTGGTTGGGAGGATGATCCCTCCCccgaaagaagagaaaatgaggaaagcGGCATAACCACAACTCTATTCAATTCAAATTTGACAGTACCTGCTCCTGAACAAAGCCTGGGGGGTCAGGCTGAAGAAGAGGGCAGCAGTTGGAACCCTCAAGCTTTTGAAGCATTCCCAATCTTCTCTGAACTAGAGACACGCTCATTTTTCAATTTTGATCACCCAGCCAGTTCTACCTTTGGGGAACTTGGTAAtttaagagaggagaaaggaattaCAAAAGATCTGGCAAAATGGTCATCTGAACTTGAAGGTAGCTCAGTCTTATCTGTCTTTAGAAAAACAGTGCAGGAAAAGAGACAAGAAACTGAAGATGAGGGGCTGCCAGCATCTCTTGAACAGAACTGGGTATCTTCTAGTACTGATCAAAAAGAATTTTCTCCTTTCAGGGAGCAAGGTGTCCAAAGTCTACGGTCTTTTCTGGATGATTGGGGGGATCAAAACGATCCTCCTGGTGCCAGAAAAAGTGACAAAAAGGAAAAAGCTGCCCAACTGCCAAAGAGAAGAGACGGTCTAGCTGAtcctgatgaggaaaccaaaaccAGAAAATCCATCAGAGAATCTTTCACCGAaggagatgattcattcattagtagcaccactaatagcaataatagcaatTGGAAGGGATCGGGCTATCTGGATTTAGACCTTTCTCTTGAGGACCAGAGTAAGGCTGTTGTTGAAGATGAGATTAAGGATGTTTTTGACGATAAGTTGCAGGATGTTATGGAAGATAAGTTGCAGAATGTTATGGAAGATAAGGTTCAAGACATTTTTGAAGGTCACATCTTCAAATATTCTCCTGAACAG CAAAATTCTCTGAATTTTGATTCAATATTGGCCATGCCTGGAAGTTATCCATGGACTGATGTAGGGCAAACCAGTTCAAATCTTCCAGTTTCACTGGAAGACCAATCTTGCCAGAATAATCAAAAGTCCAG CCTGGAGGAGAAATGCTCTTCTACTCAAGAGGAAGATGCAACAGAAACAGTTTGTGGGCTGGCTCTTGAACTCTCTGATCTCAA cCGGCTGGTCATGAACACCTACAAGAAAATGAAGCGCTTCAAGGGACAGAAGGGGCAATACAATACAACTTTCTTTTAA
- the LOC114806393 gene encoding uncharacterized protein LOC114806393 isoform X3: MNEKNKRKAESSAEEDEISSFQAKRATSRSSQEDININQDGMELDWMLNFDDFESIVEVPTAIEQTDKEEAPVDNVSNDETVIPSGQSRQWDGFDDIFSQELFSKSSVSMSGSVQDLNSPHHPFMSDAQLEYSNDLSMLLGQEETKKSPFQSQNINLFEAVGSEDYDQRSGVELFPQESTDENHFINEMTFTLDTENPEYNNMEAGHSAEIVRFGQNEEWFLQSGDAQAAGQKQTSAEERATLWDFSRGKSDSQDKGILELLRGWEDDPSPERRENEESGITTTLFNSNLTVPAPEQSLGGQAEEEGSSWNPQAFEAFPIFSELETRSFFNFDHPASSTFGELGNLREEKGITKDLAKWSSELEGSSVLSVFRKTVQEKRQETEDEGLPASLEQNWVSSSTDQKEFSPFREQGVQSLRSFLDDWGDQNDPPGARKSDKKEKAAQLPKRRDGLADPDEETKTRKSIRESFTEGDDSFISSTTNSNNSNWKGSGYLDLDLSLEDQSKAVVEDEIKDVFDDKLQDVMEDKLQNVMEDKVQDIFEGHIFKYSPEQQNSLNFDSILAMPGSYPWTDVGQTSSNLPVSLEDQSCQNNQKSSLEEKCSSTQEEDATETVCGLALELSDLK; encoded by the exons CAGAAGAAGATGAAATCTCTTCTTTCCAAGCCAAAAGAGCCACAAGCAGAAGCTCTCAGGAGGACATCAACATAAACCAAGACGGAATGGAGCTGGACTGGATGCTTAACTTTGATGATTTTGAAAGCATAGTAGAAGTACCCACTGCCATTGAGCAGACTGATAAAGAGGAGGCACCAGTAGATAA CGTATCCAATGATGAAACAGTGATTCCCTCTGGACAGAGTCGCCAATGGGACGGTTTTGATGATATTTTTTCCCAG GAACTGTTTTCAAAATCAAGTGTTTCAATGTCAGGAAGTGTCCAGGATCTCAATAGTCCCCACCACCCATTTATGTCAGATGCTCAGTTGGAATACTCTAATGACCTAAGCATGCTGTTAGGTCAGGAGGAGACCAAGAAAAGTCCCTTCCAGTCTCAGAATATAAATCTATTTGAGGCTGTTGGTTCAGAGGACTATGATCAAAGAAGTGGGGTTGAATTATTTCCACAAGAAAGCACTGATGAAAATCACTTTATAAACGAAATGACTTTCACCTTGGACACTGAAAACCCAGAATACAATAATATGGAAGCTGGTCACTCTGCTGAAATAGTCAGATTCGGCCAAAATGAAGAATGGTTCCTGCAGAGTGGTGATGCTCAGGCTGCAGGGCAGAAACAAACCTCAGCAGAAGAAAGAGCTACCCTGTGGGACTTTTCTCGAGGAAAAAGCGATAGTCAAGATAAAGGCATACTTGAGCTACTCCGTGGTTGGGAGGATGATCCCTCCCccgaaagaagagaaaatgaggaaagcGGCATAACCACAACTCTATTCAATTCAAATTTGACAGTACCTGCTCCTGAACAAAGCCTGGGGGGTCAGGCTGAAGAAGAGGGCAGCAGTTGGAACCCTCAAGCTTTTGAAGCATTCCCAATCTTCTCTGAACTAGAGACACGCTCATTTTTCAATTTTGATCACCCAGCCAGTTCTACCTTTGGGGAACTTGGTAAtttaagagaggagaaaggaattaCAAAAGATCTGGCAAAATGGTCATCTGAACTTGAAGGTAGCTCAGTCTTATCTGTCTTTAGAAAAACAGTGCAGGAAAAGAGACAAGAAACTGAAGATGAGGGGCTGCCAGCATCTCTTGAACAGAACTGGGTATCTTCTAGTACTGATCAAAAAGAATTTTCTCCTTTCAGGGAGCAAGGTGTCCAAAGTCTACGGTCTTTTCTGGATGATTGGGGGGATCAAAACGATCCTCCTGGTGCCAGAAAAAGTGACAAAAAGGAAAAAGCTGCCCAACTGCCAAAGAGAAGAGACGGTCTAGCTGAtcctgatgaggaaaccaaaaccAGAAAATCCATCAGAGAATCTTTCACCGAaggagatgattcattcattagtagcaccactaatagcaataatagcaatTGGAAGGGATCGGGCTATCTGGATTTAGACCTTTCTCTTGAGGACCAGAGTAAGGCTGTTGTTGAAGATGAGATTAAGGATGTTTTTGACGATAAGTTGCAGGATGTTATGGAAGATAAGTTGCAGAATGTTATGGAAGATAAGGTTCAAGACATTTTTGAAGGTCACATCTTCAAATATTCTCCTGAACAG CAAAATTCTCTGAATTTTGATTCAATATTGGCCATGCCTGGAAGTTATCCATGGACTGATGTAGGGCAAACCAGTTCAAATCTTCCAGTTTCACTGGAAGACCAATCTTGCCAGAATAATCAAAAGTCCAG CCTGGAGGAGAAATGCTCTTCTACTCAAGAGGAAGATGCAACAGAAACAGTTTGTGGGCTGGCTCTTGAACTCTCTGATCTCAAGTAA
- the LOC114806393 gene encoding uncharacterized protein LOC114806393 isoform X2, with protein MNEKNKRKAESSEEDEISSFQAKRATSRSSQEDININQDGMELDWMLNFDDFESIVEVPTAIEQTDKEEAPVDNVSNDETVIPSGQSRQWDGFDDIFSQELFSKSSVSMSGSVQDLNSPHHPFMSDAQLEYSNDLSMLLGQEETKKSPFQSQNINLFEAVGSEDYDQRSGVELFPQESTDENHFINEMTFTLDTENPEYNNMEAGHSAEIVRFGQNEEWFLQSGDAQAAGQKQTSAEERATLWDFSRGKSDSQDKGILELLRGWEDDPSPERRENEESGITTTLFNSNLTVPAPEQSLGGQAEEEGSSWNPQAFEAFPIFSELETRSFFNFDHPASSTFGELGNLREEKGITKDLAKWSSELEGSSVLSVFRKTVQEKRQETEDEGLPASLEQNWVSSSTDQKEFSPFREQGVQSLRSFLDDWGDQNDPPGARKSDKKEKAAQLPKRRDGLADPDEETKTRKSIRESFTEGDDSFISSTTNSNNSNWKGSGYLDLDLSLEDQSKAVVEDEIKDVFDDKLQDVMEDKLQNVMEDKVQDIFEGHIFKYSPEQQNSLNFDSILAMPGSYPWTDVGQTSSNLPVSLEDQSCQNNQKSSLEEKCSSTQEEDATETVCGLALELSDLNRLVMNTYKKMKRFKGQKGQYNTTFF; from the exons AAGAAGATGAAATCTCTTCTTTCCAAGCCAAAAGAGCCACAAGCAGAAGCTCTCAGGAGGACATCAACATAAACCAAGACGGAATGGAGCTGGACTGGATGCTTAACTTTGATGATTTTGAAAGCATAGTAGAAGTACCCACTGCCATTGAGCAGACTGATAAAGAGGAGGCACCAGTAGATAA CGTATCCAATGATGAAACAGTGATTCCCTCTGGACAGAGTCGCCAATGGGACGGTTTTGATGATATTTTTTCCCAG GAACTGTTTTCAAAATCAAGTGTTTCAATGTCAGGAAGTGTCCAGGATCTCAATAGTCCCCACCACCCATTTATGTCAGATGCTCAGTTGGAATACTCTAATGACCTAAGCATGCTGTTAGGTCAGGAGGAGACCAAGAAAAGTCCCTTCCAGTCTCAGAATATAAATCTATTTGAGGCTGTTGGTTCAGAGGACTATGATCAAAGAAGTGGGGTTGAATTATTTCCACAAGAAAGCACTGATGAAAATCACTTTATAAACGAAATGACTTTCACCTTGGACACTGAAAACCCAGAATACAATAATATGGAAGCTGGTCACTCTGCTGAAATAGTCAGATTCGGCCAAAATGAAGAATGGTTCCTGCAGAGTGGTGATGCTCAGGCTGCAGGGCAGAAACAAACCTCAGCAGAAGAAAGAGCTACCCTGTGGGACTTTTCTCGAGGAAAAAGCGATAGTCAAGATAAAGGCATACTTGAGCTACTCCGTGGTTGGGAGGATGATCCCTCCCccgaaagaagagaaaatgaggaaagcGGCATAACCACAACTCTATTCAATTCAAATTTGACAGTACCTGCTCCTGAACAAAGCCTGGGGGGTCAGGCTGAAGAAGAGGGCAGCAGTTGGAACCCTCAAGCTTTTGAAGCATTCCCAATCTTCTCTGAACTAGAGACACGCTCATTTTTCAATTTTGATCACCCAGCCAGTTCTACCTTTGGGGAACTTGGTAAtttaagagaggagaaaggaattaCAAAAGATCTGGCAAAATGGTCATCTGAACTTGAAGGTAGCTCAGTCTTATCTGTCTTTAGAAAAACAGTGCAGGAAAAGAGACAAGAAACTGAAGATGAGGGGCTGCCAGCATCTCTTGAACAGAACTGGGTATCTTCTAGTACTGATCAAAAAGAATTTTCTCCTTTCAGGGAGCAAGGTGTCCAAAGTCTACGGTCTTTTCTGGATGATTGGGGGGATCAAAACGATCCTCCTGGTGCCAGAAAAAGTGACAAAAAGGAAAAAGCTGCCCAACTGCCAAAGAGAAGAGACGGTCTAGCTGAtcctgatgaggaaaccaaaaccAGAAAATCCATCAGAGAATCTTTCACCGAaggagatgattcattcattagtagcaccactaatagcaataatagcaatTGGAAGGGATCGGGCTATCTGGATTTAGACCTTTCTCTTGAGGACCAGAGTAAGGCTGTTGTTGAAGATGAGATTAAGGATGTTTTTGACGATAAGTTGCAGGATGTTATGGAAGATAAGTTGCAGAATGTTATGGAAGATAAGGTTCAAGACATTTTTGAAGGTCACATCTTCAAATATTCTCCTGAACAG CAAAATTCTCTGAATTTTGATTCAATATTGGCCATGCCTGGAAGTTATCCATGGACTGATGTAGGGCAAACCAGTTCAAATCTTCCAGTTTCACTGGAAGACCAATCTTGCCAGAATAATCAAAAGTCCAG CCTGGAGGAGAAATGCTCTTCTACTCAAGAGGAAGATGCAACAGAAACAGTTTGTGGGCTGGCTCTTGAACTCTCTGATCTCAA cCGGCTGGTCATGAACACCTACAAGAAAATGAAGCGCTTCAAGGGACAGAAGGGGCAATACAATACAACTTTCTTTTAA
- the NANOS3 gene encoding nanos homolog 3, which translates to MSLTPPGKLSSQQTKMQAFNLWKDYLGLAKVVGAIREELSSWNSWDNMGTSGSRETPQASHPEGSPLLGAKPKANSSCSFCKHNGESRHIYQSHDLKDSAGRVLCPVLRDYTCPQCGATQDKAHTRRFCPLTRNDYRSVYNYPSRNSIGKWPGRSVDAPRWRKVPSPSETNGSHGTLAEKVSTSAGFTGSQVPRTSFSSSFSL; encoded by the exons ATGTCCCTGACGCCTCCCGGTAAACTCAGCTCGCAGCAGACCAAGATGCAGGCCTTTAACTTGTGGAAGGACTATTTGGGCCTGGCAAAAGTGGTGGGAGCCATCCGGGAGGAGCTGAGTTCCTGGAACAGCTGGGATAACATGGGCACCTCTGGGTCAAGGGAGACCCCGCAAGCCTCTCACCCAGAAGGCAGTCCCCTCCTGGGTGCCAAACCTAAGGCGAACTCCTCTTGTTCCTTCTGCAAACACAATGGGGAGTCGCGCCACATCTACCAGTCGCACGACCTGAAGGATTCGGCGGGGCGGGTGCTGTGTCCCGTCCTGAGGGATTACACCTGCCCTCAGTGTGGGGCCACCCAGGACAAGGCCCACACCAGGCGCTTCTGTCCCCTGACCAGGAATGACTACCGGTCCGTGTACAACTACCCATCGCGGAACTCAATTGGAAAGTGGCCTGGTCGGTCGGTCGATGCCCCTCGGTGGCGCAAGGTGCCTAGCCCATCTGAGACAAATGGGTCCCATGGGACACTGGCTGAGAAAGTATCGACTTCTGCTGGCTTCACAG GTTCCCAGGTTCCCAGGAcctctttctcttcatctttctccttATGA